The Nycticebus coucang isolate mNycCou1 chromosome 10, mNycCou1.pri, whole genome shotgun sequence sequence ggatttaaagcacctaaacttaagaaatacaaaaatggtcactttatattggtcaaaggaacaatacaagaacATATGTCAATGttaaatatctatacacccaacttaaatgctcccagattcataaaatagaccttgatgggtctgatcaatataatatcccataatgtcataatagccagggactttaatacccctctgacagaatTGAACAGATCTTCTatacagaaactaaacaaagatacaagggtcttaaatgtgaccctagaacaaatggaattaatagacatatacagaacataccatcctaatgctaaagaatatacatttttgtcATTGGCCCAttgtacatactccaaaatcaatcacattataggatacaaatcaaacctcagaaaaattagaagaatagaaattataccttgtgtcATCTTACagcacaaggcaataaaggtggaatcaATTCCAATGAAAACATTCATCCGCACACAAagacttgaaaattaaacaaccttatgttgtgTGAGAGTTggattcaggaagagataaaagaggaaattgttataTTCTgcaaacataaaaacaatgaagacataagttaccaaaacctgtgagatatagcaaaagcagtcttaagagggaaatttatcacattagatgcctacatttaaaaaacagaaagagagcacatcaacaaactcacaaaccatcatttggaattggaaaaagaagaacaatctaatacggaagaagaaaagaaatgccaaaattaaatcagagattaaagaacttgaaatcaaaagaatcatttgaaaaattaaaaaaacaaaaagttgattttttgaaaaaataaatgaaattgataaacctttggccaattaactagaaaaagaaaagtaaaatctccaataacctcaatcagaaatgataaaaggggaaataacagatgacACAGAAATACAACAGATTATCACTGAgtgctacaagaaactctatgctcagaaatttgaaaatgtggaggaaatggatcaatacttgggatcacaccctcaccctagacttaatcaagaagacatagatctcttgaacagaccaatttcaataaCTGAgactgaagaaacaataaaaaatctcccaacgaaaaaatgccctggtccagatgacttcgactagaattctatcaaaccttcaaagaagagcttatacccatgtTGCAGAAATTTTCctaaaaattgagaaggaaggaatcttccacaacacattctatgaggcaaacatcaccttgataccaaaaccagaaaaagacccaagtgaaaaggaaaacttcagaccaatttcactaatgaatatagatgcaaaaattctcaataaaatcctaggcaatagattacatATACTCATTTaagaaatcatacatcatgatcaagtaggtttcatccaagggatgcaaggctggtttagcataagcaaatccataaaggtaattcaccatatcaacagaagcaaaaacaaagaccatatgatcctctcaatagatgcagaaaaagcatttgataaaattaagcaTCCTttgctaattagaacactgaagaatatagacataggtagcacatttctgaatctgaatgaagccatatataacaaacccacagctattatgctgaatggagtaaaactgaaaggttttccacttagaactggaaccaaacaaggttgtcttctgttgTCACTGGTATTCatcatagtgctggaagttctagccaatacagtcaagcaagagaaggaaataaagggcatccaaatgggtgcagaggaagtcaaactctcactttgctgatgatattatcTTGCACTTAATGAACCCTAAGGAaccaaccacaagactcctggaagtgataaaaaaaaaaaaaatacaccaatgtctcaggatgtaaagtcaatgtccacaaatcagtaacctttgtatatgctaataacagtcaAAAGGAGAAACTAATCAAGGATgtaattcccttcatagtagcttcaaaaaaaaaaaaagaaagaaagaaagaaaagaaagaaacaaaaagaagtacctaggaataaacattaacaaaataggtaaaggacctctacaaggaaactctaagaaaagaaacagtagaagatataacaaatggaagaagataccatgttcatggctgggaaggatgAAAATGGTCAAagtgtctatactttccaaagcaatccacagattcattgcaatcccagtaaaatactatcatcatgctttcaagatttggaaaaaatcatttttcattttgtatggaaccagaagaaaccccatacagccaaggcaattcttagtaacaaaaacaaagccaggagtaTCACCCTATCGGACTTCCAGCAATACTACAAGGCTGTAGTGacaaaaacagcatgatattggcgcAAAGATAGGGACATCGACATTTGGAACAGAATACAAAACCATAAgttgaaactaacgtcttacagccacctgatctttgataaacaaaacaagaacatacactggggcaaAAAAtctccattcaataaatggtgctggcagaaccagataaccacatgtaaaagactgaaattggaccaaCACTTcacatcacttacaaaaattgattcaacatggataaagatttaaatctaaggcatgaaaaaataaaagtccttgaagaaattgtggggaaaacccttgaagggagagtttgacctcctctgcacccatttggatgccccttatttccttctcttgcctgattgtattggctacaacttccagcactaagattttatgaagaagacctctgtgacaattgcaacaacaaaaataaacaaatgggacttaattaaactgaaaagctctgtagaactaagagacaacaaccaaagcaaacagacaaccttcagaataggaaaatacatttgcatattacgaatcagacaaaagcttgataactagaatctatagagaactcaaataaatcaacaacaaaaaatatccaacaatcccatgtatcactgggtaagagacatgaatagaaccttatctaaagaagacagacgaatggctaacaaacatttgaaaaaatgctcattggccctaatcatcagagaaatgtaaatcaaagccATCTTGAGATGtcacctgaccccagtgagaatgtcctacatcacaaagtctcaaagctgcagatgttggtgtggatgtggagagaagggaacatttttacattgttggtggcactgcaaactactacaacgtttttggaaggaagtatggagaattctcaaagaactcaaagtagatctcccatttgatactgcaatgcctttactgggcatttacccaaaagaaaaaaacattcttttattataagggcatttgcactagactgttgatcacagctcaatttacaattgctaaaatgtggaaatagcctaaattcTCACCAACCCAGGattagattaacaagctgtggtatatgtatacatggattctcttcagccattaaaaaagatggagactttacatcttttgtattaacctggatggaggtggaacacgtttttcttagtaaatcatcacaagaatggagaagcaagaatccaatgttctctattctaatatgaaggcagtaaatgagctaatacaaggggaggGGGTTAAGGCaatgagggagtggagagaggggaaaagggagagagattgggggtcaaggtatatggcacacttcttagAGGtgaaacacaattataagagggactttatctaataaatgcaattagtgtaaactaattctttgtaccctcaatgaattccaaacagtaaaaaacaaaaaaaggaggaaaaaaaataaagtagcagttacaatgtgaaaaaaaaattgttatgatgataaataaatacagcttATGTAAAGTCCTCAGCATAGATTCAGACATTGCTTTAAAATGTTACCTTTTATTAAAAGAGCACTGGAACTAGAAATAGAGTTAATCATCAACTAATCGTCAGAATTTTGGGGGTAGATTTTTGAGACTTGTAAATCACAGTGCTTCACTTTTACATTTTCTGAATTGTAAATTCTGATAATCCATTAGTTTAAAGAATTACTGACCTAATCCAACCTCATAATTACAGAATAGGAAATTGAAGACCAGAGAAAAAGTGGATCGTCCAAAATGGCATAACTCAGAGGGGCAGAAAAAACAATGTAAATCTGGTCCTTAAATCTAGTCTAACAGTCTTTCCCTAATACCACATCCTGGAATTTCACAGGGGAAAGAACTACTGACTCCTAGGACTCTCTGAGAATTTGTTAGGATTCAGTAAACTTTTGGGGAAAGGAGATTGTGTCATTTAGTTTCTTATACAAGAAATAGATTAAATAAAGTTGTCAATTTACTGGGGAAAGAGAATGCAATAGAGAGCCTGTGGTTAAGTCCCAGCTCTGTCACAAATTGTCCTTGGtaagtcattaaaaatattttagttttaatttcaacattaaaAACTACTTTATATTTGACTTCTTTACCTCAGGGTACTTTAAATTTCAAGTGTATTCATACTTGTGATATTCTTTTAAATAGTAATGTGTAAAGAAATAGAGTGGACTATTACTgctattaatttttctgaaactcCTTTGGGTCTAAAACTCTGTAAAACATCATATAACTGATCAGTCCATGGTTGCTGAAATAAGTTTAGAAAGTAAATATACTAACGGCAGAGACACCTTCTCTCCagtgcaagaaaaaaattatttatttatgtggaaTAGTCAATGACAAAGAACTGCATAGCTGGAAAGGGAATTGTACAAAAGTTAACAGTGGTAATTTTCAGAATGTGTCATGCTTCTGCTAGCCTCACCCGTGTGTGGGATCACAGCAGGGGCGGAGCTCATGCTAGAGTTTCAGGAAGAAGCTAATCTGTGCCAAAAGCAGGGGAATCACCTCTACTCCTTAAACTGTCACAAGCATGGTGGGGGCAGTGATGAAAACAAGCTATCCAGTCACCACTCAAGATCTGGACACAGCAGTTTATCATTCTTTATAAACATAATAGAAAAAGTAACTATGTCAATAGGAAAAGGAATAGTGAAATTCTGCACTTCCAAGAGGCTTTTCAGAGTCTTCAGGGTGCAGACCTATCTCCCTGCTCTACCCACCCTCTTCTCATGGTGGAAGAGCCTTCCGATGGCGTCTTTCATGTCtttgtttctcaggctgtagaTGATGGGATTGAGGAAGGGAGCAAGGATAACAAAAGCAACAGCAATTGCTGTGTCCCAAAACATTGAGTAGGTGGCTGAGAATCGCAAATACATGGCAGCCACACTGCCAAAAAATAGCAAGAACACAGCCAGATGGGCAGCACAGGTGGAAAAAGCCTTTTGACGGCCCTCAGCCGAGGGCATCCCGAGAATCACCATGATGATCCGGATGTAGGAGAGGGCGATGACCAGGAAGGAGGCCAAGATCTCCACCGCATGGATAGCATCCACAATGACCTCCAGGGATGTGTCTGTGCAGGCCAAGCTCAGCACAGGGGAGAAGTCGCAGAAGATCTGATGGATCTGGTTGGAGCCACAGAAAGGCAGGGTGGCAATCCATGCAATCTCAGGGAGCACAAGGAGAAAGCCACAGAGGCAGGAGCCAGCTGTCAGACAGATACAAAATTTAGGAGTCATGATGGTTGGGTAACGGAGAGGATTACAGATAGCTATGTACCTGTCAACGGCCATTGCTGTCAAGACACAGCCTTCTGTGATTCCAAGTGAGTGGAAGAAGTACATCTGCATAAGACAGCCAGCCAGAGAAATGGTCTTCTGCTCACTGACCAGGCTGGAGAGCATCTTGGGGATGGTAGTTGTGGTATACCAGATCTCCAGGAAGGAGAGGACGCTGATGAAGAAATACATAGGGGTGTGCAGGGCTATGTCTACCTGGATGACAATGAATATCATTAGGTTCCCAGTTATGATGAATCCATAGATGAGAAGCAAGGGAATAAAGAATAGGAGGCCACCCTCATGCAGATGTGGAAACACAGAGAAGAGGAACTCAGTCACCGTGGTCTGATTCCTGCTGCTCATCAACTGAGTCATCTGTGAATTGAAAAGGGGGTACAAACAAACTCCTAGAATTAAAATTTTGACCCTTGAATATTGCTTCATGCCTTTTCATAATTAATCACTTAAGTTGATTCTAAAAtccttaatttttaattgttttctactcctgttcttcagagaagttgtttttcaaaaaaatgccaagactattcagacataaaaaagatggaaattttgtattttttgtaaaagtctggatggatttggagaatatattCTCCTAAGctaagtatcataagaatggaaaaacaagcgtTATATGTACTTAGTATTAAATTGAAACAAGTATATTAATACCTATATGCtcatgtgagagaaaaactcaattaaattcaagtagggggaaggggagaagggattGGGTAAGTTCTCACTCACAGGTACATGGTATGtgtatatggcacatttcttgagttcctgggtgaaggacaataacaacaacatagATTTTAAACTgtcaaaagcaaactatgtaacttaataaatatataccctcatattaatctgaaaaaaacaatGCAAAGACATTATCAGGAATCCTTCTCCCCCAACTTCTTTATGCTTTCCTCATATTTTGCAGCACTGATATTTAGCCTGAGATTGGGTAAAGAATTCATCTCTATGGCCCTGtcttttttctgttggtttcagaGTAGCATGTCTGTTTCACATTGGATGGTAAGTATGCAAAAGTCAGTAAATATTCCTTTTCACATCCTCTGCTTTCTCTGGAActcccccttctcctttctaTCATTGGTTGATATTGATATTTTCTTTGTACCTGATGAGTGTCCAGTGGCTTCTAGACAAGCAGGTAACTCCATCTCCACACATCTCATCCCTTCCATGAAGGCCAGAAGAAGGAACTAATTCTGAATTGAAAAGTACTATTTCTACCATAATTATGTCTGCCTTAGGAAAGAAGTGTCACAAAAATCAGCTGTAATTAACTTTTTGGAGGTCAAAAGGCAACTAAAATTGTTGCCATGCTAATTCAGTGATAGCTATATACATTacctctcatcttgactattttAACATCTTTTTCACTAGCCTTCTTACCTCTAAGGAATCATGCTACAGATGAATATTCTTAAGCATGGCTTTTACTGGTTCTCTTCTCTTTAAACATATTCAAGGATAAAGCCCTTAAGTCTTAGCCCAAGAATCACTGCCTACTCTATTCTGCTTCTGATCAAATTTTGaaggcaaatatcttcccccatacTCAAGACCTCAGCCAAATAGGACCAATGTCTTGCATTTCCATTTTTGCTTATGCCATTCCTTCCCCTAATTTTCCTGATCCCCTCCTCTTAGAATCCCAGCTGCCAGTGTCCTCTAAAGGTTTCCACTGTTGTGGAAGTCTCCTCGATCCCCACAGCCAGTAGTCAGCACTCTCTCCTATGAcccttgtattttaaatatttatatatcagCATTATCTCCCCCAAGTAGACTGAAAACTGCTTCAGAGGAATTATACAGGAGGAATGAAAAGTGTCATTGAGGAAATGCCTGGTCAAGATAGTAGgcactttatatattttacttcacatattttcatttcatttatttctacctAGAATAGAGAGACTGTTACTATTATTTTACAGGTAGAAATATTCAGAACCAGATAAGAGGAATGACTTGTCAAAATTCACATACCTAGGATCCAAAGCAATAACTTGGATGCCAGGTCTATTTGTCTTAGAAGTCCACTACTGTTCTGTATGCCACAGTGAGAAATATAGGTCAGGGTTAATCAATCATTCTTTTTTCTGCTCTGAGTGCCCCTGTACATCTAGAACTGTGCTAGGTGTAAAGTGAGAGAGTTTATATggttcttttaagaagtcaagaGAAGATTCAGAACAATGCATTTCGGGTTAGGAAAACTAATTTATAGAGAATACCATTTGCCCTTTGCCTTAAGCTTTGaggaaaaaatataggaaaattagGCTTTCAAAGGTAACAAGCAACAAGTCTCCCAGAAGGGCAAAGCCTACAAGGGGGGAGGTATGAGACATGGGAGGTGTTCTCTGACTAAAACATCCATTTCTATGTCCCTTTTGTATTTGTGTGCTGAGTGGTCATCATGGAGGACATTGATAGTCAGAGTAGGAAATATAGGCTATGAGAAAAGGCAAGGAGGCTCATGAAAGATGAAAAGAATGACTACTCTGGTGCTCTAAACTTGAGACCCTTCTCACTAAAGTTGCATCATGATTCCATTTATTCAAGAAACACTTGAATCACTGCCATTGATTCAAGGGATATACAAGGATGAATAGACACTATTCTTGCTCTGAAAATATACAATGATAAAGAAGTATACTAGTATGATTTAGCAGTGCTCAAGGAGCTCAGCTGAAAACTATTCCTTGCAGAGtgaaaagaaaagtccagaattAGACTTGAATTGGAAAAAAAGCAGTAACTTATTCTGTGACTCTCCAGGAATCCACAATCCTTTGAGTTTTAACAGAATTTTAGTGTTGGACAGACATTAGATATTATCAGTATTTTCATCTGTTGGATGACTTATATTCCTTCTAATGTCCATTTCAGATTTTATGTCATTTCATACAATCTTTTAGGCTTTATCCTTGAATGTGTCTGAAAAGATGAGGGGCAGTAAAAGCTATATTCAGAAATTTATCTGCAGCATGACTTCATAGAGCGAAGAAGACCAGTAAAAAAGATGTCAGTCAAGGTCACGGGTGCTACATACTGCTAACACTGCCTTCAGTTAGCCTTGCAAAAATTTTAATTGCCCTTTTACCCCAATAAGTTAACACTGGTTTGATTATAAGTGCAGCTGATTTTTGTGACAGTAATGTTTCATTATTCCAATACTTTACTCAGGTAATCAGTTTCTAAAAATATAGAACTGTCCTGTGGAAGATCATAATAAAAGTTGGGTTCTGAAGACTTACCAGGTAGGCATAGTAGGAGTAAAAGGAAGATTAGAGGTCTGGATTGGGTGGTAGCCTTTCCATAACAGTCATTAGCACTTACCCTGCCTGAGACTGCAAGGACAGTCCTAAGAGTCTCTGAAGCCACCTGTCTCTTATCCTGGTTTTCAAGGAAGATACAGATATCTCTGAACCTTCTTCTGGGGATATCTACAGTGGAATGAT is a genomic window containing:
- the LOC128597017 gene encoding olfactory receptor 6K6, which codes for MKQYSRVKILILGVCLYPLFNSQMTQLMSSRNQTTVTEFLFSVFPHLHEGGLLFFIPLLLIYGFIITGNLMIFIVIQVDIALHTPMYFFISVLSFLEIWYTTTTIPKMLSSLVSEQKTISLAGCLMQMYFFHSLGITEGCVLTAMAVDRYIAICNPLRYPTIMTPKFCICLTAGSCLCGFLLVLPEIAWIATLPFCGSNQIHQIFCDFSPVLSLACTDTSLEVIVDAIHAVEILASFLVIALSYIRIIMVILGMPSAEGRQKAFSTCAAHLAVFLLFFGSVAAMYLRFSATYSMFWDTAIAVAFVILAPFLNPIIYSLRNKDMKDAIGRLFHHEKRVGRAGR